One segment of Dama dama isolate Ldn47 chromosome 15, ASM3311817v1, whole genome shotgun sequence DNA contains the following:
- the ADIRF gene encoding adipogenesis regulatory factor, whose product MASKGLQDLKKQVEGAAQEAVTSAGTAAQQVVDQATEAGQKAMDQVAKTTQETIDKTANQASETFSGFGKKFGLLK is encoded by the exons ATGGCCAGCAAAGGCTTGCAGGACCTGAAGAAGCAAGTGGAGGGGGCGGCCCAGGAAGCCG TGACTTCGGCAGGAACAGCGGCTCAGCAAGTGGTGGATCAGGCCACAGAAGCGGGGCAGAAAG ccATGGACCAGGTTGCCAAGACTACCCAGGAAACCATCGACAAGACTGCTAACCAGGCCTCTGAGACTTTCTCGGGTTTTGGGAAAAAATTTGGCCTCCTGAAATGA